Proteins from a genomic interval of Caulobacter sp. NIBR1757:
- a CDS encoding pyridoxamine 5'-phosphate oxidase family protein, whose amino-acid sequence MSTDTHDQAAVEERLWDEIDKARIGMVGIVDGEPQHFQPMTAFTVPGDGEIWFFTRAETDLARDASHGARQVMFIVQSKDKDFQACIDGEMTVEMDRARIARWWSPMVAAWYPDGQDDPDLRLLRVKCHDARVWISDAGPVKYLWEVARANATHSTPDLGGRADVTLN is encoded by the coding sequence ATGTCCACCGACACCCACGATCAAGCCGCCGTCGAAGAGCGTCTCTGGGACGAGATCGACAAGGCCCGCATCGGCATGGTGGGCATCGTCGATGGCGAGCCGCAGCATTTCCAGCCGATGACCGCCTTCACCGTGCCCGGCGACGGCGAGATCTGGTTCTTCACCCGGGCCGAGACCGACCTCGCCCGCGACGCCAGCCACGGCGCCCGCCAGGTGATGTTCATCGTCCAGTCGAAGGACAAGGACTTTCAGGCCTGCATCGACGGCGAGATGACCGTCGAGATGGACCGCGCCAGGATCGCCAGATGGTGGAGCCCGATGGTCGCCGCCTGGTACCCCGACGGCCAGGACGATCCGGACCTTCGCCTGCTGCGCGTCAAATGCCATGACGCCCGCGTATGGATCAGCGACGCCGGCCCGGTGAAGTATCTGTGGGAAGTGGCCCGGGCCAACGCCACGCACAGCACCCCCGACCTCGGCGGGCGCGCTGACGTGACGCTGAACTAG
- the rnk gene encoding nucleoside diphosphate kinase regulator, with the protein MTITTTPTRAQPASRTAATRPAIILGAAEAERLSALALASEAAAPRVAELLLGEIERARICPDARVPADVVRIGSRVAFVDEAHGEARTVQLVWPAEADIAQGQVSVMTPVGAGLIGLRPGQSILWPDRGGEQRLLRIEAVTPPG; encoded by the coding sequence ATGACCATCACCACGACCCCCACCCGGGCGCAGCCCGCGTCCCGCACCGCCGCCACCCGCCCCGCCATCATCCTGGGCGCCGCCGAGGCTGAGCGGCTGTCGGCCCTGGCCTTAGCGTCGGAGGCCGCCGCGCCGCGGGTCGCCGAACTGTTGCTGGGCGAGATCGAGCGGGCGCGGATCTGTCCCGACGCGCGCGTGCCGGCCGATGTCGTGCGCATCGGCTCGCGCGTCGCCTTTGTCGACGAGGCGCACGGCGAGGCGCGGACCGTGCAGCTGGTCTGGCCGGCGGAGGCGGATATCGCGCAAGGGCAGGTGTCGGTGATGACGCCGGTGGGGGCGGGGCTGATCGGCCTGCGGCCCGGGCAGAGCATCCTGTGGCCGGACCGGGGCGGGGAGCAGCGGCTGTTGCGGATCGAGGCGGTGACGCCGCCGGGGTGA
- a CDS encoding acyl-CoA dehydrogenase family protein — MAVLNEEQTMLRDGAKAWTQTESPTTKLRALRDSGSHAPFDPAAWAEMGAMGWAGVIVPEEHGGSAFGYLSLGLILEETGRTLTASPLLSTALIGASALSLYGSDAQKAEWLPKIAEGAVVTALAVDEGPHHNPARTALAAVGGKLTGKKTFVIDGDVADLFIVAARTSGKAGDTAGITLYLVPKGAPGLTVKHLALADSRGAAELTFDNTPGELLGAEGQGWEPLEAILDRARIGLSAEMLGSALQAFEITLDYLKVRTQFGQVIGTFQSLQHRAAKMFTDLEMARSAIEAALEALDAGTGDVRAAASLAKCKASELIHLVSNEMVQMHGGIGMTDVHDAGLYMKRARVTEQLFGGAGFHKDRYAKVLGF; from the coding sequence ATGGCCGTCCTGAACGAAGAACAGACCATGCTGCGCGACGGCGCCAAGGCCTGGACGCAAACCGAGTCGCCGACCACCAAACTGCGGGCCCTGCGGGATTCCGGCAGCCACGCCCCCTTCGATCCGGCCGCCTGGGCCGAGATGGGGGCCATGGGCTGGGCCGGGGTCATCGTGCCGGAAGAGCACGGCGGCTCGGCCTTCGGCTACCTGAGCCTCGGCCTGATCCTCGAAGAGACCGGCCGCACCCTGACCGCCTCCCCCCTCCTCTCCACCGCCCTGATCGGGGCCAGCGCCCTGTCGCTGTACGGCTCCGACGCCCAGAAGGCGGAATGGCTGCCGAAGATCGCCGAGGGCGCCGTCGTCACCGCCCTGGCCGTCGATGAAGGCCCTCACCACAACCCGGCCCGCACGGCGTTGGCCGCTGTCGGCGGCAAGCTGACCGGCAAGAAGACCTTTGTCATCGACGGAGACGTCGCCGATCTGTTCATCGTCGCCGCCCGCACGTCGGGCAAAGCGGGCGACACCGCCGGCATCACCCTCTACCTCGTGCCCAAAGGCGCCCCCGGCCTGACCGTGAAGCATCTGGCCCTGGCCGACAGCCGCGGCGCCGCCGAGCTGACCTTCGACAACACCCCCGGCGAACTACTCGGCGCCGAAGGCCAGGGCTGGGAACCGCTGGAGGCCATCCTCGACCGCGCCCGCATCGGCCTCTCGGCCGAGATGCTCGGCAGCGCCCTGCAGGCCTTCGAGATCACCCTCGACTACCTCAAGGTCCGCACCCAGTTCGGCCAGGTGATCGGGACCTTCCAGTCCCTGCAGCACCGCGCCGCCAAGATGTTCACCGACCTGGAGATGGCCCGTTCCGCCATCGAGGCCGCCCTCGAAGCCCTCGACGCCGGTACGGGCGACGTCCGCGCCGCCGCGTCGCTCGCCAAGTGCAAGGCCAGCGAGCTGATCCACCTCGTCTCCAACGAGATGGTCCAGATGCACGGCGGCATCGGCATGACCGACGTCCACGACGCCGGCCTCTACATGAAGCGGGCCCGGGTCACCGAGCAGCTGTTCGGCGGGGCGGGGTTCCACAAGGACCGCTATGCGAAGGTCCTCGGCTTCTGA
- a CDS encoding aldo/keto reductase, whose protein sequence is MKYRRLGRTGLYVSEICLGAMTFAEESTGMWGAIGAVAQPGVDAMIERALAAGVNFIDTADVYSAGQSEKLVGQALRNLGVKRSDVVIATKVYGEMGRGPNDRGASRGHIMDGVKASLDRMGLDHIDLFQIHADDPITPVEETLRALDDLVSQGLVRYIGCSNWQAWKMMKAHGISERLGYARFETVQAYYSIAGRDLERDIVPMLEDQQMGLMVWSPLAGGLLSGKFGPGSDGPEGARRASFDFPPVDRDRAWPCVAAMREIAEARGVSVARIALAYVLSRPFVTTVIIGAKTNEQLDDNLAAAEIELTAEELKGLDAVSALPPEYPGWMLSRQGPNRVPRPFKPK, encoded by the coding sequence ATGAAGTACCGCCGCTTGGGCCGCACCGGCCTCTATGTTTCCGAAATCTGCCTCGGGGCCATGACCTTCGCCGAGGAAAGCACCGGCATGTGGGGCGCCATCGGCGCCGTGGCCCAGCCGGGCGTCGACGCCATGATCGAGCGGGCGCTGGCCGCCGGGGTCAACTTCATCGACACCGCCGACGTCTATTCGGCCGGCCAGTCCGAGAAGTTGGTCGGGCAGGCGCTGCGCAACCTCGGGGTCAAGCGCAGCGACGTGGTCATCGCCACCAAGGTCTATGGCGAGATGGGCCGGGGGCCGAACGACCGGGGCGCCTCGCGCGGCCACATCATGGACGGGGTCAAGGCCAGCCTCGACCGCATGGGGCTGGATCACATCGACCTCTTCCAGATCCATGCCGACGATCCGATCACGCCGGTCGAGGAGACCCTGCGGGCGCTCGACGATCTCGTGAGCCAGGGCCTGGTCCGTTACATCGGCTGCTCCAACTGGCAGGCCTGGAAGATGATGAAGGCCCACGGCATCAGCGAACGGCTGGGCTACGCCCGGTTCGAGACGGTGCAGGCCTACTATTCCATCGCCGGCCGCGACCTGGAGCGCGATATCGTGCCGATGCTGGAGGACCAGCAGATGGGGCTGATGGTCTGGTCGCCGCTGGCGGGCGGCCTGCTGTCGGGCAAGTTCGGGCCGGGCAGCGATGGGCCGGAGGGGGCGCGGCGCGCCTCGTTCGACTTCCCGCCGGTGGACCGCGACCGCGCCTGGCCCTGCGTGGCGGCCATGCGCGAGATCGCGGAGGCGCGCGGGGTGTCGGTGGCGCGGATCGCCCTGGCCTATGTGCTCAGCCGGCCGTTCGTCACCACGGTGATCATCGGCGCCAAGACCAACGAGCAGCTGGACGACAACCTCGCCGCCGCCGAGATCGAGCTGACGGCCGAAGAGCTGAAGGGCCTCGACGCGGTGTCCGCCCTGCCGCCGGAATACCCGGGCTGGATGCTGTCCCGTCAGGGGCCCAACCGCGTGCCGCGGCCGTTCAAGCCGAAGTAG
- a CDS encoding DUF6481 family protein yields MKNALGDTFADRQKTAAEAKAALLARFKPKPTVTDPALKPRAEKKAEELARVREERTAEKAAKKQAQADAAADAEAARLADEAAALDAKRGERKERKALTKAEAQAARDAKYAARKARR; encoded by the coding sequence ATGAAAAACGCCCTGGGCGATACTTTCGCCGACCGCCAGAAGACCGCCGCCGAAGCCAAGGCCGCCCTGCTCGCCCGATTCAAGCCCAAGCCCACCGTCACCGACCCGGCCCTGAAACCCCGCGCCGAGAAGAAGGCCGAGGAACTGGCCCGCGTTCGCGAAGAACGCACCGCCGAGAAGGCCGCCAAGAAGCAGGCCCAGGCCGATGCCGCCGCCGACGCCGAAGCCGCCCGCCTCGCCGACGAGGCCGCCGCCCTCGACGCCAAGCGCGGCGAGCGCAAGGAACGCAAGGCCCTGACCAAGGCCGAGGCCCAGGCCGCCCGCGACGCCAAGTACGCCGCCCGCAAGGCCCGCCGCTAG
- a CDS encoding 3'-5' exonuclease, producing MNRLLVVDTETGGLDASSASILSIAGVLWESGRTGERFLINVAEPEICADDRSLEINKIDIEKHILSAVEPAEAVKLIDTFIQDNFDGSDQKDGIVLAGHNVNFDVSFLKRLYRLAGQSFDERFSHRVLDTASVIRFLSLSGQLPLWDSNSTSAFEYFGISPPGRDRHTALGDAVATASLLTNLVRIARPQTPA from the coding sequence GTGAACCGCCTTCTAGTAGTAGATACCGAAACCGGCGGCCTTGACGCGAGTAGTGCAAGTATATTGTCGATTGCAGGCGTGCTTTGGGAATCCGGACGCACCGGAGAGAGATTCCTGATCAACGTTGCCGAACCCGAGATATGCGCTGACGATCGATCCCTTGAAATAAACAAAATTGACATTGAAAAACATATTCTAAGCGCCGTGGAGCCCGCTGAAGCCGTTAAGCTTATTGACACTTTCATTCAAGACAACTTCGATGGCAGCGATCAGAAGGACGGCATTGTTCTAGCTGGACACAATGTAAATTTCGATGTTTCGTTCTTGAAAAGATTATATCGGCTCGCCGGTCAGTCGTTTGATGAACGGTTCTCCCATAGGGTATTGGACACCGCATCTGTCATCCGATTTCTTTCCCTTTCGGGACAACTCCCACTTTGGGACTCCAACTCTACAAGTGCATTTGAGTATTTTGGTATCTCTCCTCCAGGGCGAGATAGGCACACGGCTCTCGGTGATGCGGTTGCCACAGCCTCACTCCTCACCAACCTCGTCCGAATTGCTCGCCCCCAAACACCCGCTTGA
- a CDS encoding histidine kinase dimerization/phosphoacceptor domain -containing protein, with protein MTDQDDPTGLLASPDLAQVLESDRFRQFLDQVPIAIAVADLRPDERICYANVEFERLTGLAAADLEDRPWSALAGTATRDGRALAEAVTAESDYLGVFAFEPAGAVGSVDVWSNLIEDESGEAVFRLIALVGADGRGEVDLTAYELRIQEKDTLLRELQHRVANNLQMVTALIRIEARNVSEADAGRPRDDRFDRLAGRIEAMGLLYRSLSGEGAGDTVDLGAFLSGIASSVMQAHAVEGIHLNLQVDSWPVSINVAMPTGLVVNELLTNALKHAFAGRDGGTITLKCLVDEDGCRVVVADDGVGLAPGVVWPRPGKLSNLIVQSLRQNAKARVEIETAPGEGMTVTAWFSREDGLG; from the coding sequence ATGACCGACCAGGACGACCCCACCGGCCTGCTCGCGTCTCCGGACCTGGCGCAGGTTCTCGAATCCGACCGATTCCGGCAGTTCCTCGACCAGGTGCCGATCGCCATCGCCGTGGCCGACCTGCGGCCGGACGAGCGCATCTGTTACGCCAATGTCGAGTTCGAGCGGCTGACCGGGCTGGCGGCCGCCGATCTGGAGGACCGGCCGTGGTCGGCGCTGGCCGGGACGGCGACGCGGGACGGGCGGGCGCTGGCCGAGGCGGTGACGGCCGAGAGCGACTATCTGGGCGTCTTCGCCTTCGAGCCGGCCGGGGCGGTGGGCTCGGTCGATGTGTGGAGCAACCTGATCGAGGACGAGAGCGGCGAGGCGGTGTTCCGGCTGATCGCCCTGGTCGGGGCCGACGGGCGAGGCGAGGTCGACCTCACCGCCTATGAACTGCGCATCCAGGAGAAGGACACCCTGTTGCGCGAGCTGCAGCACCGGGTGGCCAACAACCTGCAGATGGTCACCGCCCTGATCCGCATCGAGGCGCGCAATGTCTCCGAGGCCGATGCCGGCCGGCCGCGCGACGACCGCTTCGACCGGCTGGCCGGGCGGATCGAGGCCATGGGGCTGCTCTATCGCTCGCTGTCGGGGGAGGGGGCGGGCGACACCGTCGACCTGGGCGCCTTTCTGTCGGGGATCGCCTCGTCGGTGATGCAGGCCCATGCGGTGGAGGGCATCCACCTGAACCTGCAGGTCGACAGCTGGCCGGTGTCGATCAATGTGGCCATGCCGACCGGGCTGGTGGTCAACGAGCTGCTGACCAATGCGCTGAAGCACGCCTTCGCCGGGCGGGACGGCGGGACGATTACCCTGAAATGCCTGGTCGACGAGGACGGCTGCCGGGTGGTGGTGGCCGACGACGGGGTGGGGCTGGCCCCGGGCGTGGTCTGGCCGCGGCCGGGCAAGCTGAGCAACCTGATCGTGCAGTCGCTGCGCCAGAACGCCAAGGCGCGGGTGGAGATCGAGACGGCGCCGGGCGAGGGGATGACGGTGACGGCCTGGTTCAGCCGGGAGGATGGGTTGGGGTAG
- a CDS encoding 2-hydroxychromene-2-carboxylate isomerase codes for MLEFWYEFASTYSYPAAMRIEALAAERGVAVAWRPFLLGPLLHEHQGMTDSPFNVVPVKGTYMWRDMERVCQEEGLPLTHPSQFPRHTILPARCAIVGLDDGWTPAFSRAVYQANFVADLDISKPEVLEPLLAEVGAAPGAVFDAAGSDETKARLKDHVVQARERGLFGSPSFLTADGELFWGNDRLESALDWAVHHRTMETA; via the coding sequence ATGCTTGAATTCTGGTACGAGTTCGCCTCCACCTACAGCTACCCGGCCGCCATGCGCATCGAGGCGCTGGCCGCCGAGCGGGGCGTCGCCGTCGCCTGGCGGCCGTTCCTGCTCGGCCCCCTGCTGCATGAGCACCAGGGCATGACCGACAGCCCGTTCAACGTCGTCCCCGTCAAGGGGACCTACATGTGGCGCGACATGGAGCGGGTCTGCCAGGAAGAGGGCCTGCCCCTCACCCACCCCAGCCAGTTCCCGCGCCACACCATCCTGCCGGCCCGCTGCGCCATCGTCGGCCTCGATGACGGCTGGACCCCGGCCTTCAGCCGCGCCGTCTACCAGGCCAACTTCGTCGCCGACCTCGACATCTCCAAGCCCGAGGTCCTCGAACCCCTGCTGGCCGAGGTCGGCGCCGCCCCCGGCGCCGTGTTCGACGCCGCCGGCTCCGATGAGACCAAGGCCCGCCTCAAGGACCACGTCGTCCAGGCCCGCGAACGCGGCCTGTTCGGCTCCCCCAGCTTCCTGACCGCCGACGGCGAGCTCTTCTGGGGCAACGACCGTCTAGAATCCGCCCTCGATTGGGCCGTCCACCACAGAACGATGGAGACCGCCTGA
- a CDS encoding cytochrome C: protein MIRRLAIGLAATLGLSACGAAKPPATTEVTGPDAIAVGRYIVLTGGCNDCHTPGYAPSGGKTPGEAQWLTGNPVGYRGPWGVTYASNLRLTVQAMSKDQFVAMLGARQGLPPMPWPSVHAMTPANKAALYDYIKSLGPGGGPAPANVPPGQEPTTPYENMMPFGPDGKPLPPPPGAPH from the coding sequence ATGATCAGACGTCTCGCCATCGGCCTCGCCGCCACGCTCGGCCTCAGCGCCTGCGGCGCCGCGAAACCGCCCGCCACCACCGAGGTCACCGGCCCGGACGCCATCGCCGTCGGCCGCTACATCGTGCTCACGGGCGGCTGCAACGACTGCCACACCCCCGGCTACGCCCCCTCCGGCGGCAAGACCCCGGGCGAGGCCCAGTGGCTGACCGGCAACCCGGTCGGCTATCGCGGCCCCTGGGGCGTGACCTACGCCAGCAACCTGCGGCTGACGGTGCAGGCCATGTCGAAGGACCAGTTCGTCGCCATGCTGGGCGCCCGCCAGGGCCTGCCGCCCATGCCCTGGCCCAGCGTCCACGCCATGACCCCGGCCAACAAGGCCGCCCTCTACGACTACATCAAGTCCCTAGGCCCCGGCGGCGGCCCCGCCCCGGCCAACGTCCCCCCCGGCCAGGAACCGACGACGCCCTACGAAAACATGATGCCCTTCGGCCCCGACGGAAAACCCCTCCCCCCACCCCCGGGCGCCCCCCACTAG
- a CDS encoding nuclear transport factor 2 family protein: MKAAIQAGLAALAAGLILANGAMASDAADAQSVVATEAAFAKRAAEIGNVPAFREFAAPGVIMFLPEPMVATDYLAKADWPGLIEWRPDFVAVSGAADLAVASGPSQWTTKDGVDPGYYLTVWARQPDGGWKFALDRGTPGTPNLYTAPGAAATFHVGVAVGESKATPAGLEAVLADEMSRDAPAAIRKRLTVGSRVVRAGHAPATTAEDIRALLARDPAQVTATTLGGGMSKSSDLAYVWGENRWTEGGKPRRGHYLRVWRRAGQTWSILVDQQVGLPAPKG, from the coding sequence GTGAAAGCCGCGATCCAGGCCGGCCTGGCGGCCCTCGCCGCCGGGCTGATCCTCGCCAACGGGGCTATGGCCAGCGACGCGGCCGACGCCCAGAGCGTCGTCGCCACCGAGGCCGCCTTTGCCAAACGGGCGGCCGAGATCGGCAATGTGCCCGCCTTCCGGGAGTTCGCCGCGCCCGGCGTGATCATGTTCCTGCCCGAGCCGATGGTCGCCACCGACTATCTGGCAAAGGCCGACTGGCCCGGCCTGATCGAATGGCGGCCGGATTTCGTGGCGGTCTCGGGCGCCGCCGACCTGGCCGTCGCCTCCGGGCCGTCGCAATGGACGACCAAGGACGGGGTCGATCCCGGCTACTACCTGACCGTCTGGGCCAGGCAGCCGGACGGCGGCTGGAAGTTCGCGCTGGATCGCGGCACGCCCGGGACGCCCAACCTCTACACGGCCCCCGGCGCGGCCGCGACCTTCCACGTCGGCGTCGCTGTCGGCGAGTCCAAGGCCACCCCCGCCGGCCTGGAAGCGGTGCTGGCCGACGAGATGTCGCGCGACGCGCCGGCCGCCATCCGCAAGCGCCTGACGGTCGGCAGCCGGGTCGTCCGGGCCGGCCACGCGCCGGCGACAACGGCCGAAGATATCCGCGCCCTCCTGGCCAGGGACCCCGCCCAGGTTACCGCCACCACCCTCGGCGGCGGCATGTCGAAAAGCAGCGACCTGGCCTACGTCTGGGGCGAGAACCGCTGGACCGAAGGCGGCAAGCCGCGCCGGGGCCATTACCTGCGGGTCTGGCGGCGGGCCGGCCAGACCTGGTCGATCCTCGTCGACCAGCAGGTCGGCCTGCCCGCCCCCAAGGGCTAG
- a CDS encoding CsgG/HfaB family protein, producing MRKIIATLLAIGMTAALSAPAYAQYGAKPAPKAATPELPRCAAPIATVAIQEPEVQWWRSYGLSNPEKLIKLFASRSNCLRVVDRGAGMEMRRGERELAESGELRRDSGIGRGTVKAADYFIIPDLANADENTGGGAVAGIAGGLIGGTVGGVVGGLRTKNLEAQALITLVDARTTEQVYVAEGTAKKRDISFSAGGGGVGLGALIGAVGGGYSDTDIGKIISAAYFNAFLDLVNHIQAGGVQSGEDAKYNAGPVAQVTTAEVKLRKAPAPTAPILYTLKQGALVYPTGARNGVWMEVDDENGNRGWMSSAFASPR from the coding sequence ATGCGCAAGATCATCGCCACCCTCCTGGCCATCGGCATGACCGCCGCCCTGTCGGCGCCGGCCTATGCCCAGTACGGCGCCAAGCCGGCTCCCAAGGCGGCGACGCCGGAGCTGCCGCGCTGCGCCGCGCCCATCGCCACCGTGGCCATCCAGGAGCCCGAGGTGCAGTGGTGGCGGTCCTATGGCCTGTCCAACCCGGAAAAGCTGATCAAGCTGTTCGCCTCCCGCTCCAACTGCCTGCGGGTCGTCGATCGCGGGGCCGGCATGGAGATGCGCAGGGGCGAGCGCGAACTGGCCGAGAGCGGCGAGCTGCGCCGTGACAGCGGCATCGGCCGCGGCACGGTCAAGGCGGCCGACTACTTCATCATCCCCGACCTTGCCAACGCCGACGAGAACACCGGCGGCGGCGCGGTGGCGGGGATCGCCGGCGGCCTGATCGGCGGCACGGTCGGCGGCGTGGTCGGCGGGCTGCGCACCAAGAACCTGGAGGCCCAGGCGCTGATCACCCTGGTCGACGCCCGCACCACCGAACAGGTCTATGTCGCCGAGGGCACCGCCAAAAAGCGCGACATCAGCTTCAGCGCCGGCGGCGGCGGGGTGGGCCTCGGCGCCCTGATCGGCGCGGTCGGCGGCGGCTACTCCGACACCGACATCGGCAAGATCATCAGCGCCGCCTACTTCAACGCCTTCCTCGACCTGGTGAACCATATCCAGGCCGGCGGCGTGCAGTCGGGCGAGGACGCGAAATACAACGCCGGCCCGGTCGCCCAGGTGACCACCGCCGAGGTCAAGCTGCGCAAGGCCCCGGCCCCGACCGCCCCGATCCTCTACACCCTCAAGCAGGGCGCGCTGGTCTATCCGACCGGGGCCCGCAACGGGGTCTGGATGGAGGTCGACGACGAGAACGGCAATCGCGGCTGGATGAGCAGCGCCTTCGCGAGCCCCCGGTGA
- a CDS encoding acyl-CoA dehydrogenase family protein, with protein sequence MADFGATDLDAFRTETRAWLEANYPASLNAPMTTEDDTPWGGRKASYSNPDVQVWMDRMAEKGWTAPMWPAAYGGGGLSKEQNRVLESELRRIKARPALASFGIWMLGPVLLEYATEEQKQRFLPDIVKGKIRWCQGYSEPGAGSDLAGLQTRCEDQGDHYLINGQKVWTSYADQADWIFCLVRTDTSKKHEGISFILFDMTSPGVETRPIKLISGSSPFCETFFTDVKVPKDQLVGRLNGGWEIAKRLLQYERQNISAGGFGGGAAMDVADAAKKYVGTDEAGRIEDPDLRGRIASHKMDQACFALTIKRAEAESKQGAGPSAATSIIKYAAAKLNQERTELLVESLGLQGLGWEGEGFSNEELGSIRAMLRAKANSIEGGTSEVNLNVIAKRVLGLLDHQ encoded by the coding sequence ATGGCCGACTTCGGCGCCACCGACCTCGACGCCTTCCGGACCGAGACCCGGGCCTGGCTGGAGGCCAACTATCCGGCCTCGCTGAACGCGCCGATGACGACCGAAGACGACACCCCCTGGGGCGGGCGCAAGGCCAGCTATTCCAATCCTGATGTCCAGGTCTGGATGGACCGCATGGCCGAGAAGGGCTGGACCGCGCCGATGTGGCCGGCGGCCTATGGCGGCGGCGGCCTCTCCAAGGAGCAGAACCGCGTCCTCGAAAGCGAACTGCGGCGGATCAAGGCGCGGCCCGCCCTGGCCAGCTTCGGCATCTGGATGCTGGGCCCGGTGCTGCTGGAGTACGCCACCGAGGAACAGAAGCAGCGGTTCCTGCCGGACATCGTCAAGGGCAAGATCCGTTGGTGCCAGGGTTACTCAGAGCCTGGCGCGGGCAGCGACCTCGCCGGCCTGCAGACCCGCTGCGAGGATCAGGGCGATCACTACCTGATCAACGGCCAGAAGGTCTGGACCTCCTACGCCGACCAGGCCGACTGGATCTTCTGCCTGGTGCGCACCGACACCTCCAAGAAGCATGAGGGCATCAGCTTCATCCTGTTCGACATGACCAGCCCGGGCGTCGAGACCCGGCCGATCAAGCTGATCAGCGGCAGCTCGCCCTTCTGCGAAACCTTCTTCACCGACGTGAAGGTGCCCAAGGACCAGCTGGTCGGCCGGCTGAACGGCGGCTGGGAAATCGCCAAGCGGCTGCTGCAGTACGAGCGCCAGAACATCTCGGCCGGCGGCTTCGGCGGCGGGGCGGCGATGGATGTCGCCGACGCGGCCAAGAAGTATGTCGGCACGGACGAGGCCGGCCGCATCGAGGACCCGGACCTGCGCGGCCGCATCGCCAGCCACAAGATGGACCAGGCCTGTTTCGCCCTGACCATCAAGCGGGCCGAGGCCGAGAGCAAACAGGGCGCCGGCCCCAGCGCCGCCACCTCGATCATCAAGTACGCCGCCGCCAAGCTGAACCAGGAACGCACCGAGCTGCTGGTCGAGAGCCTGGGCCTGCAGGGCCTGGGCTGGGAGGGCGAAGGTTTCTCGAACGAGGAACTGGGCTCGATCCGCGCGATGCTGCGCGCCAAGGCCAACAGCATCGAGGGCGGCACCAGCGAGGTGAACCTCAACGTCATCGCCAAGCGCGTGCTTGGGCTGCTGGATCACCAGTAG
- a CDS encoding patatin-like phospholipase family protein, with product MIKPTSAPSEYDCFVLSGGGAKGAYGAGVAKAIELFRRLRGLTNPVVYVGASAGALNAYILASGGADDLIKFWLEIDNQRILGTKNKHPKLAAAVKLGKSLLGSSEPFSLYTNTAIKKLVAENATLDRLHSPLIVATTDYSTGTPKAFYRSDLIDGFLHEDGKIEVRKRRLKHLRRIENDEMLVQALVASAAIPIIFPPVEISSNYDGVPEKSWFVDGGVGNNTPTREAAYFNRFLEQSGLGIPRVAFCVKLDNPTVFHGESDGFDFVSILMRTMDVFSWVHMKPIVDGWNRINREVEEQNNKVDRIAEWIQAQDFRDEQKSDLTAIITEEFKRLGGPRPRVAVPLIEIEPSVSLGDVLNFAPKHAAQNITHGYNDALRTLRDRPDPRRPGETMIDEAEHTQLRQTHILPA from the coding sequence ATGATCAAGCCAACTTCTGCCCCCTCGGAATACGACTGCTTCGTCCTCAGCGGCGGCGGTGCGAAGGGAGCCTATGGGGCCGGGGTAGCAAAGGCTATCGAGCTCTTCAGACGGCTGCGTGGCCTCACCAATCCCGTTGTCTATGTTGGAGCTTCGGCCGGAGCACTAAACGCCTATATCCTCGCCTCTGGCGGAGCAGACGACCTCATCAAGTTCTGGCTCGAAATCGACAATCAGCGCATCTTGGGCACGAAAAACAAACACCCAAAGCTTGCTGCGGCCGTCAAGCTCGGTAAGAGCTTACTCGGGTCTAGTGAACCCTTCTCGCTCTACACCAACACCGCGATCAAGAAGCTAGTCGCAGAAAATGCCACCCTGGATCGCCTACACAGCCCCCTCATAGTGGCAACGACCGACTACTCTACAGGCACCCCGAAAGCCTTCTACAGGTCAGATTTGATCGACGGATTCTTGCATGAAGATGGAAAAATTGAAGTGCGAAAGCGACGGCTCAAGCACCTCCGACGAATTGAAAATGACGAGATGCTGGTTCAAGCACTAGTCGCTTCTGCCGCGATCCCAATAATATTCCCGCCTGTTGAAATATCATCGAATTACGATGGCGTTCCGGAGAAATCATGGTTTGTTGATGGCGGCGTAGGAAATAACACCCCCACACGCGAGGCCGCTTACTTCAATCGCTTCTTAGAGCAATCGGGCTTGGGCATTCCACGAGTAGCGTTCTGCGTAAAACTCGACAATCCCACTGTATTCCACGGAGAATCCGACGGGTTCGATTTCGTGAGCATCCTTATGCGGACAATGGATGTGTTCAGCTGGGTGCACATGAAGCCAATCGTTGATGGATGGAACAGAATTAATCGCGAAGTCGAAGAGCAGAATAACAAAGTTGATAGAATAGCTGAATGGATTCAAGCTCAAGATTTTCGCGATGAACAGAAATCTGATCTTACTGCGATAATCACCGAGGAATTCAAGAGACTTGGCGGGCCTCGACCTCGCGTCGCGGTTCCATTGATTGAGATTGAGCCATCAGTCTCTTTGGGAGATGTGTTGAACTTCGCCCCCAAACATGCCGCACAGAACATCACCCATGGGTACAACGACGCTTTAAGAACACTGCGCGATCGCCCTGACCCCCGCCGGCCCGGCGAAACAATGATTGACGAAGCCGAACACACCCAGCTTCGTCAAACCCATATTCTGCCCGCCTAA